A window of the Nibribacter ruber genome harbors these coding sequences:
- a CDS encoding aldehyde dehydrogenase, protein MLHLQNYINGKLVAPASGQYLPNINPATGEVYSQIPDSGEQDVLEAIKSAEEAFLAWSNLSAEKRGRYLMRISELIDQNLDRLAEAETTDNGKPLWLAKTVDIPRASSNMHFFGTGIQHFASESHFMEGVAVNYTVRKPLGVVACISPWNLPLYLFTWKIAPAIAAGNCVVAKPSEITPYTAYLLSELCIEAGLPAGVLNIVHGTGPNVGAPLCEHPSVKAISFTGGTQTGKTIARTAAPLFKKLSLELGGKNATVIFADCDFEKTVATAVQSAFSNQGQICLCGSRILIERPLYDQFKSAFLERVKTLTVGDPMLADTKQGALVSEAHLQKVLQYIELAKEEGGVLLTGGQRVQLEGRCANGFFLQPTVFENLPHSCRTNTEEIFGPVVTLIPFDTEEDAISYANATEYGLSASVWTNDLTRAHRVSHQLHAGMVWVNTWLLRDLRTPFGGMKQSGVGREGGWEALRFFTEAQNVCVKL, encoded by the coding sequence ATGCTTCACCTGCAGAATTACATCAACGGGAAACTGGTAGCGCCCGCTTCTGGTCAGTACTTGCCTAACATCAATCCAGCCACCGGCGAGGTCTATTCCCAGATTCCGGATTCTGGGGAGCAGGATGTCTTAGAAGCGATAAAATCGGCGGAAGAGGCATTTCTAGCGTGGTCCAATTTGTCAGCGGAGAAGCGGGGGCGGTATTTGATGCGCATCTCTGAGCTCATTGACCAGAACTTGGATAGACTAGCCGAAGCTGAGACCACCGACAATGGTAAACCGCTTTGGCTGGCCAAGACCGTAGACATCCCGAGGGCCAGCAGTAACATGCATTTCTTCGGGACGGGCATTCAGCACTTTGCGTCTGAGTCGCATTTCATGGAGGGCGTGGCGGTAAACTATACGGTGCGCAAACCTTTAGGTGTGGTGGCCTGCATTTCCCCGTGGAACTTGCCACTTTATTTATTCACCTGGAAGATTGCCCCTGCCATAGCCGCCGGAAACTGCGTAGTCGCCAAGCCCTCAGAAATCACGCCCTACACCGCTTATCTTCTGTCTGAGCTGTGCATAGAAGCCGGCTTGCCCGCAGGCGTCTTGAACATTGTGCACGGCACCGGCCCCAACGTAGGCGCGCCTCTCTGCGAACATCCTTCGGTGAAAGCCATTTCCTTCACCGGCGGCACCCAAACCGGGAAAACCATTGCCAGAACGGCCGCGCCCTTGTTTAAGAAACTGTCACTGGAGTTAGGCGGAAAGAACGCTACTGTCATCTTTGCCGATTGTGACTTTGAGAAAACCGTGGCCACTGCCGTGCAGTCCGCTTTCTCCAACCAAGGCCAAATCTGTCTTTGCGGTTCGCGCATTCTAATAGAGCGTCCGCTGTATGACCAATTCAAATCGGCTTTCTTAGAACGCGTCAAAACCTTAACCGTGGGTGACCCAATGTTGGCCGACACCAAACAAGGCGCTCTGGTCTCAGAAGCGCATCTGCAGAAAGTATTGCAGTACATTGAACTGGCCAAAGAAGAAGGCGGTGTTTTGCTTACGGGCGGACAACGCGTTCAATTGGAAGGCCGATGTGCCAATGGGTTTTTCCTACAGCCCACCGTCTTTGAGAACCTGCCTCACTCCTGCCGGACCAATACCGAGGAAATCTTCGGGCCGGTGGTCACGCTCATTCCTTTTGACACCGAGGAAGACGCCATTTCCTACGCCAACGCCACCGAATACGGACTCTCTGCCTCCGTCTGGACCAATGACCTCACCCGCGCCCATCGCGTCTCGCATCAACTGCACGCTGGCATGGTCTGGGTGAACACTTGGTTGCTCCGGGATTTGCGCACGCCTTTCGGGGGCATGAAACAAAGCGGCGTAGGCCGTGAAGGCGGTTGGGAAGCTCTGCGTTTCTTCACCGAGGCGCAGAATGTTTGTGTGAAGTTGTGA
- a CDS encoding cysteine desulfurase family protein → MRVYLDNAATTPLDKEVFDTMAPFMLEHYGNPSSIHSHGRQVRAAIEGARKTVAGLLNTSPAEIFFTSGGTEADNAAIICTIRSLGIQHAITSPLEHHAVLHSFESLEKRGEVQVTMLRVDEKGTLDLAHLEEILASQPRTFVSVMHANNEIGNLNDIQTIADICKKYDAVLHSDTVQTMGHYQHDVQTLGLNFLVGSAHKFHGPKGVGFIYVDSAIKIHPLIQGGSQERNMRGGTENVYGIIGLAKALEIAYRDMDEHHRHIQSLKDRMISKLREQIEDVQFNGLSAEADKSLYTVLNVSLPASEMNEMLLFNLDINKISASGGSACTSGVDLGSHVLRGMNADMNRGNVRFSFSKYNTAEEIDYTVATLAKLYQKETV, encoded by the coding sequence ATGCGAGTTTACCTGGACAATGCGGCTACCACGCCCTTAGACAAAGAAGTTTTTGACACCATGGCTCCCTTCATGCTGGAGCATTACGGAAATCCTTCCTCCATTCACTCGCACGGCAGGCAGGTGCGCGCCGCCATTGAAGGCGCCCGCAAAACAGTAGCCGGTTTGCTCAACACGTCGCCCGCAGAGATTTTCTTCACGTCTGGCGGAACCGAGGCAGACAACGCGGCCATTATCTGCACCATTCGCAGTTTGGGTATTCAGCATGCCATCACGTCTCCTTTAGAGCACCATGCGGTGTTGCACTCCTTTGAGTCTCTGGAGAAGCGCGGCGAAGTACAGGTGACCATGCTGCGCGTAGATGAGAAAGGCACCCTGGACCTGGCCCATCTGGAAGAGATTCTTGCCAGCCAGCCCCGCACCTTTGTCTCTGTCATGCACGCCAACAATGAAATAGGGAACCTGAATGACATCCAGACCATTGCCGACATCTGCAAGAAGTATGACGCCGTGCTGCACTCAGACACGGTGCAGACCATGGGCCACTACCAGCATGACGTCCAAACTCTAGGATTAAACTTTCTGGTAGGCTCAGCGCATAAGTTCCACGGGCCAAAAGGCGTAGGCTTCATTTATGTAGACTCGGCTATTAAAATCCATCCCTTGATCCAGGGTGGGTCACAGGAGCGCAACATGCGCGGCGGTACAGAGAACGTGTACGGCATCATTGGCCTGGCCAAGGCCCTGGAGATCGCCTATAGAGACATGGACGAGCATCACCGCCACATCCAGAGCTTAAAAGACCGCATGATTTCTAAACTGCGCGAGCAGATAGAGGACGTGCAGTTCAACGGCCTTTCTGCAGAAGCTGACAAGAGCTTGTACACCGTTCTGAATGTTAGCCTGCCAGCCTCAGAGATGAACGAGATGCTGCTGTTCAACCTGGACATCAACAAAATCTCTGCCTCGGGCGGAAGCGCCTGCACCAGCGGCGTAGACCTGGGTTCACACGTGCTTCGCGGCATGAACGCAGACATGAACCGTGGTAACGTGCGCTTCTCGTTCAGCAAATACAACACTGCAGAAGAGATTGACTACACCGTGGCCACGCTGGCCAAACTCTATCAGAAGGAAACGGTGTAA
- a CDS encoding S9 family peptidase — protein sequence MRQTIQRWLLTVAVVGTALQAQAQQKRSFDLDDIFRKGTFQAKSVYGVNWMRNGQFYSSQVADQKNQSVDVVQVDVTTGQPVSTIIEGEDIKIDGKILNYDDYSFSTDETKILFETEHEPIYRRSSKGHFYVYDRASKKLQKLSQGGKQSYATFSPDNKYVAFVRDNNLFYVDLASMQERQVTNDGKWNFIINGGTDWVYEEEFSFAQAFFWSPQGNQIAFYKFDESQVPEYNMQTWGPLYPTDYKFKYPKAGEKNATVAIYTFDLGSGKTTKMDTGNETDQYIPRINWTNTPNLLSIRRMNRLQNTLEILHANSQTGQSKVVLKETDKAYIDITDDLNYLKNGKQFVHSSEKDGFNHLYLYDMNGKLVRQITKGNWEVANFYGVDEKNGLVYFTSTEVSPLERHLYSMGLNGKNKKSLTPAKGTHTINLSRDFKYYLDYYSTITSPTVVSLHTSDGKQIKVLESNESLKTTLANYNLPKAEFFQFKTSEGVNLNGYTIKPADFDPNKKYPVLMFQYSGPGSQEVVDSWRGRNYLWHSYLTNQGYIVAVIDNRGTGGRGADFKKVTYGNLGHYEVIDQIEGAKHLGNLPYVDKSRIGIWGWSFGGYMSSLAITKGADVFKAAIAVAPVTNWRFYDTIYTERFLKTPQENPDGYDKNSPVFYADRLKGKYLLIHGTGDDNVHFQNSIEMTNALVKANRPFESAYYPNRNHGISGGNTTIHLFTKMTEFILRNL from the coding sequence ATGAGACAAACCATACAACGTTGGCTGTTGACAGTAGCCGTGGTAGGTACTGCCCTACAGGCGCAGGCCCAGCAGAAGCGAAGCTTTGATTTAGACGACATCTTCCGGAAGGGCACGTTCCAGGCCAAATCGGTGTACGGCGTGAACTGGATGCGCAATGGCCAGTTCTACTCCAGCCAGGTAGCCGACCAGAAAAACCAGAGCGTGGACGTAGTGCAGGTAGACGTGACCACGGGCCAGCCGGTGAGCACCATCATTGAGGGCGAAGACATCAAAATTGACGGCAAAATCCTGAACTACGATGACTACAGCTTCAGTACAGATGAGACCAAAATCTTGTTTGAGACCGAGCATGAGCCGATTTATCGCAGAAGCAGTAAAGGTCATTTTTACGTGTATGACCGAGCCAGCAAGAAATTGCAGAAGCTGAGCCAAGGCGGAAAGCAGAGCTATGCTACCTTCTCGCCGGACAACAAGTACGTGGCCTTCGTGCGTGATAACAACCTGTTTTACGTAGACTTGGCCTCTATGCAGGAGCGCCAAGTGACCAATGACGGCAAGTGGAACTTCATCATCAACGGCGGTACGGACTGGGTGTATGAGGAGGAATTCAGCTTCGCGCAGGCTTTCTTCTGGTCACCGCAGGGCAATCAGATTGCCTTCTATAAGTTCGATGAGAGCCAGGTACCAGAGTACAACATGCAGACCTGGGGACCTTTGTACCCAACTGACTACAAGTTCAAATACCCGAAGGCTGGTGAGAAAAACGCCACCGTGGCCATTTACACCTTCGACCTAGGGTCTGGCAAGACCACCAAGATGGACACCGGCAATGAGACCGACCAGTACATTCCGCGCATCAACTGGACCAACACGCCCAACCTTCTTTCTATCAGAAGAATGAACCGCCTGCAGAACACCCTGGAGATTCTGCACGCCAACTCCCAGACCGGCCAAAGCAAAGTGGTTTTGAAGGAAACCGACAAAGCCTACATTGACATCACTGATGACTTGAATTACCTGAAGAACGGCAAGCAGTTTGTGCACAGCTCAGAGAAGGACGGCTTCAACCACCTGTACCTGTATGACATGAACGGCAAGCTGGTGCGTCAAATCACCAAAGGCAATTGGGAAGTGGCCAACTTCTACGGCGTAGATGAGAAGAACGGCTTGGTGTACTTCACCTCAACCGAGGTTTCTCCTCTAGAGCGTCACCTGTACAGCATGGGCTTGAACGGCAAGAACAAGAAAAGCCTGACGCCGGCCAAAGGCACGCACACCATCAACCTGAGCCGTGATTTCAAATACTACCTGGACTATTACTCTACCATCACCAGCCCGACGGTGGTAAGCCTGCATACGTCAGACGGAAAGCAGATTAAAGTCTTGGAGAGCAATGAGAGCCTGAAGACTACTTTAGCCAATTACAACCTACCTAAGGCCGAGTTTTTCCAGTTCAAGACGTCGGAGGGAGTTAACCTGAACGGCTACACCATCAAACCGGCAGATTTTGACCCGAACAAGAAGTACCCAGTGCTCATGTTCCAGTACAGCGGTCCGGGAAGCCAAGAAGTAGTGGATAGCTGGAGAGGCAGAAACTACCTGTGGCACAGCTACTTAACCAACCAAGGCTACATTGTGGCCGTAATTGACAACCGCGGAACCGGCGGACGTGGCGCTGACTTCAAGAAAGTAACCTATGGCAACTTAGGCCACTATGAAGTAATTGACCAGATTGAAGGCGCGAAGCATTTAGGCAACCTGCCATATGTAGACAAAAGCAGAATTGGTATCTGGGGCTGGAGCTTCGGGGGCTATATGAGTTCTTTGGCCATTACCAAAGGCGCTGATGTTTTCAAAGCGGCCATTGCGGTGGCCCCGGTGACCAACTGGCGCTTCTATGACACCATCTATACCGAGCGTTTCTTGAAAACTCCCCAGGAGAACCCAGACGGTTATGACAAGAACTCGCCGGTATTCTACGCAGACCGCTTGAAAGGCAAATACCTGCTCATTCATGGCACTGGCGATGACAACGTGCATTTCCAGAACTCCATTGAGATGACCAACGCCTTGGTGAAAGCCAACCGTCCGTTTGAAAGCGCCTACTACCCTAACCGGAACCACGGCATCAGCGGCGGCAACACCACCATTCACCTATTCACTAAAATGACCGAGTTTATCCTGCGCAACTTGTAG
- a CDS encoding L-threonylcarbamoyladenylate synthase, whose translation MARIGKDIPTAVSYLTQGDLVAIPTETVYGLAANAYDEAAVVKIFEAKNRPAFDPLIVHTHSVQELEKIAREVPDVAYKLAERFMPGPLTLILPKSEQVPLLVTSGHDSVGIRIPNHPLTLDLLKQLPFPLAAPSANPFGYVSPTTAQHVQDQLDQRIPYILDGGASNIGIESTIIRVIGDEVEVLRLGGLALEELEELVQISRANIKTSSSNPAAPGMLSSHYNPGKKVFLGHVAQNLERIEDKSRVGIISLQQQFSAIPAHHQIQLSETGDLSEAARNLFSALRRLDTPTVDIILAERMPEHGLGLAINDRLQRASFQGEE comes from the coding sequence ATGGCACGCATCGGCAAAGACATACCAACGGCAGTTTCATACCTAACCCAAGGCGATTTGGTGGCCATCCCTACAGAGACGGTCTACGGGTTGGCGGCCAATGCCTATGATGAGGCCGCCGTGGTCAAAATCTTTGAAGCCAAGAACCGCCCCGCCTTTGACCCGCTCATTGTACATACCCACTCTGTGCAGGAACTAGAAAAGATTGCCCGTGAGGTGCCAGATGTAGCCTATAAACTAGCCGAACGCTTCATGCCCGGTCCGCTCACGCTCATCCTCCCCAAGTCTGAGCAAGTGCCGTTGCTGGTCACCTCGGGCCATGATTCTGTGGGCATCCGCATCCCCAACCACCCGCTCACGCTAGACTTACTAAAGCAGTTGCCCTTTCCGCTGGCGGCGCCCAGCGCTAACCCATTCGGTTACGTGAGCCCCACCACCGCCCAGCACGTGCAGGACCAGCTAGACCAACGCATTCCCTATATCTTAGACGGCGGCGCCAGCAACATCGGGATTGAGTCTACTATTATAAGAGTAATAGGGGATGAGGTAGAAGTGTTACGCTTGGGCGGCTTGGCCCTGGAGGAACTGGAAGAATTAGTGCAGATTTCGCGCGCCAATATCAAAACCTCTAGCTCTAACCCAGCCGCGCCCGGCATGCTGAGCAGCCACTACAACCCTGGTAAAAAAGTCTTTTTAGGACATGTAGCTCAAAACCTAGAAAGGATAGAGGACAAATCAAGGGTAGGGATCATTTCTCTGCAACAGCAATTCTCAGCTATACCAGCGCACCATCAAATCCAGCTTTCAGAAACTGGTGATTTAAGTGAAGCCGCCCGGAATCTATTCTCTGCCTTGCGCAGGTTAGACACCCCCACAGTTGACATCATCCTAGCAGAGCGTATGCCAGAACATGGGCTAGGCCTCGCCATTAATGACCGCCTGCAGCGCGCCAGCTTTCAAGGGGAAGAGTAA
- the glmM gene encoding phosphoglucosamine mutase has protein sequence MALIKSISGIRGTIGGEVGEALTPLDVVKFAAAFGTWVLQTTNNNNIVIGRDARLSGDMVNRLVVATLQGLGINVIDLGLSTTPTVEMAVPAKKAGGGIILTASHNPKQWNALKLLNQHGEFIDDQEGKLVLELAEKESFQFAEVTKLGKYTQSDKFLKKHIKAITDLPLVDVEAIKAANFKVVVDAVNSCGGFAVPMLLEALGVTQIEKLYCDPDGNFPHNPEPLPENLGEISRMMEKGKFDLGIVVDPDVDRLALVNEDGSMFGEEYTLVAVSDYVLQNTPGNTVSNLSSTRALRDVTEKAGGTYFASAVGEVNVVNMMKAQNAVIGGEGNGGIIYPELHYGRDALVGIALFLTHLAKSGLSISRLRAKYPNYYISKNKIELTPDIDVDAVLAKVQKQYAKQPINTIDGVKIEFDKEWVHLRKSNTEPIIRIYAESDSLSTADHLANKIIGDIKEIISE, from the coding sequence GTGGCATTAATAAAATCTATTTCAGGAATAAGAGGTACCATTGGCGGAGAAGTAGGCGAGGCCCTTACACCATTAGACGTAGTGAAATTTGCGGCCGCTTTTGGCACGTGGGTACTACAGACCACCAATAACAACAACATTGTCATAGGCCGCGATGCCCGTCTCTCCGGAGACATGGTCAACCGGCTGGTAGTGGCTACCTTGCAGGGCTTGGGCATCAATGTCATTGACCTGGGCTTGTCTACCACGCCAACCGTAGAAATGGCCGTGCCTGCTAAAAAAGCAGGTGGCGGCATCATCTTAACAGCCAGCCACAACCCCAAGCAGTGGAACGCGCTCAAGCTTTTGAACCAGCACGGCGAATTCATCGATGACCAGGAAGGAAAACTGGTGTTGGAGCTAGCAGAGAAAGAGTCGTTTCAATTTGCCGAGGTGACCAAGCTGGGCAAGTACACCCAGAGTGACAAATTCCTTAAAAAGCACATCAAGGCCATCACTGATCTGCCCTTGGTAGACGTAGAGGCCATCAAAGCCGCTAACTTTAAAGTGGTGGTAGACGCAGTGAACTCCTGCGGAGGCTTTGCCGTGCCAATGCTCTTAGAGGCCTTGGGCGTGACCCAGATAGAGAAACTGTACTGCGATCCAGACGGCAATTTCCCGCACAACCCAGAGCCTCTGCCAGAGAACCTAGGCGAAATCTCCCGCATGATGGAGAAGGGCAAGTTTGACTTGGGCATAGTAGTAGATCCAGACGTAGACCGTTTGGCCTTGGTAAACGAGGATGGCAGCATGTTCGGTGAAGAGTATACCCTGGTAGCCGTGTCTGACTATGTGTTGCAAAACACGCCTGGCAATACCGTGTCTAACCTGTCTTCTACCCGCGCCCTGCGTGACGTGACGGAGAAAGCCGGCGGTACCTACTTTGCCTCTGCCGTGGGCGAGGTGAACGTAGTGAATATGATGAAAGCCCAGAACGCGGTTATTGGTGGCGAAGGCAACGGAGGCATCATTTACCCAGAACTGCACTACGGCCGTGACGCCTTGGTGGGCATTGCCTTGTTTTTGACGCATTTGGCTAAGTCTGGCTTGAGCATCTCTAGACTAAGAGCTAAGTATCCTAACTATTATATCTCCAAAAACAAGATTGAGTTAACGCCAGACATTGACGTAGACGCGGTGTTGGCCAAAGTGCAGAAGCAGTACGCCAAGCAACCCATCAACACCATTGACGGCGTTAAGATTGAGTTTGACAAAGAGTGGGTGCACCTGCGCAAGTCCAACACAGAGCCCATCATCAGAATCTACGCCGAGTCTGACTCGCTTTCCACGGCAGACCATCTTGCCAACAAAATCATTGGTGACATCAAAGAAATCATCTCTGAATAA
- the mazG gene encoding nucleoside triphosphate pyrophosphohydrolase encodes MENQLRPVTAARQAQLDAFNRLLDILDDLREKCPWDQKQTMESLRHLTIEETYELSDAILKEDLPEIKKELGDVMLHLVFYAKIASEKGAFDLAQVLHAQCDKLVFRHPHIYGDTEATTEEQVKKNWETLKLKEGNKSVLAGVPSSLPSLVKAMRIQEKARGVGFDWDTPSQVWEKVEEELAEFKAEVESPSFTADQASKATDELGDVLFSLINYARFLDLNPEEALEKTNLKFIKRFQHIEAGARQEGKKIHELSLEQMEVYWNQAKHL; translated from the coding sequence ATGGAAAACCAGCTGAGACCAGTAACTGCCGCCCGCCAGGCACAGCTTGATGCTTTTAACAGGCTGTTGGACATCTTAGATGACCTGCGGGAGAAATGTCCCTGGGACCAGAAGCAGACCATGGAGTCTTTGCGCCACCTCACCATTGAAGAGACTTATGAACTCTCAGACGCCATCTTAAAAGAAGACCTGCCTGAGATTAAGAAGGAACTGGGTGATGTGATGCTGCACTTGGTCTTTTACGCCAAGATTGCCTCTGAGAAAGGAGCCTTTGACCTGGCCCAGGTATTGCACGCGCAGTGTGACAAACTGGTGTTCAGGCACCCGCATATTTACGGAGACACAGAGGCCACCACAGAAGAGCAGGTGAAAAAGAACTGGGAGACCCTTAAGCTAAAGGAAGGCAATAAATCAGTTTTAGCCGGCGTTCCTTCCTCGTTGCCGTCACTGGTGAAAGCCATGCGCATACAGGAGAAGGCCCGCGGGGTTGGTTTTGACTGGGATACGCCCAGTCAGGTTTGGGAAAAGGTAGAGGAGGAACTGGCTGAGTTCAAGGCCGAGGTGGAATCCCCTTCCTTTACAGCAGACCAGGCGTCTAAAGCCACAGATGAGTTAGGAGACGTTTTATTTTCTTTGATCAACTATGCCCGCTTTCTAGACCTAAACCCAGAAGAGGCACTGGAGAAGACAAACCTAAAGTTTATAAAACGTTTTCAGCATATTGAGGCAGGTGCCCGGCAGGAAGGGAAGAAGATTCATGAGCTCAGCCTTGAACAGATGGAAGTTTACTGGAACCAGGCCAAGCATCTCTAA
- a CDS encoding PAS domain-containing sensor histidine kinase: MNLEIESTSTPKAINQTEDRYRLLIESITDYAIFMLDETGHVSTWNAGAKKIKQYDAEDIIGKHFSTFYTPDAIARDYPAYELREAQARGRFEDEGWRVRKDGSMFWANVIITPIYREDKSLLGFSKITRDLSERKKAEDDLYKAYEEVKESEERFRLLVEGVTDYAIFMLDPAGRVATWNEGAKKIKGYEPHEIIGQYFSKFYGKEAVKTGFPAYELSEAKAKGRFEDEGWRYRKDGTAFWANVVITAIYNSKKELIGFSKITRDLTEKKQLEEQLFRTHEELRESEEKSRLLIDSVQDYAILMLNPDGLIISWNAGAERIKGYKAKEVLGKHFSTFYSREAIERGFPQFELSKAIRDGRFEDEGWRIRKDGTAFWANVVITTIYSSDNRLLGFAKITRDLTERRRNEELMQKNQDLVRINNDLDNFVYTASHDLKAPISNLEGLLMALLEDLGPEKEAHQAVISMMQRSITTLKKVITDLADIIKLQQSNDEVENVSLESLLDEVKANLQESIKTTNAEIIFDASGFDKLAYSRKNLRSILYNLVSNALKYAEPGRAPIIKITTFESQSGDKLISVEDNGLGIPAHQTSKIFSMYKRVHDHVEGSGIGLYLVKKILDNSGDHIEVKSDVGTGTTFTIYFRNKRR, encoded by the coding sequence ATGAACTTAGAGATAGAAAGTACTTCCACTCCTAAGGCTATTAACCAGACAGAAGATAGGTACAGACTTTTAATTGAAAGCATTACAGACTATGCCATCTTCATGCTAGATGAAACCGGGCACGTGTCTACCTGGAACGCCGGAGCCAAGAAGATAAAGCAGTATGACGCTGAGGATATCATTGGCAAGCATTTCTCTACCTTTTACACGCCAGACGCCATTGCCAGAGACTATCCGGCGTATGAGCTGCGGGAGGCGCAGGCCCGGGGCAGGTTTGAAGACGAAGGCTGGCGCGTACGCAAAGACGGGTCCATGTTCTGGGCCAACGTCATCATTACACCCATCTATAGAGAAGACAAGAGTCTGCTGGGTTTCTCCAAAATCACCCGAGACCTCTCTGAAAGAAAGAAGGCCGAGGATGATCTGTACAAGGCCTATGAAGAAGTAAAGGAAAGCGAAGAACGTTTCAGGCTGCTGGTGGAAGGCGTGACAGACTACGCCATCTTCATGCTGGACCCTGCCGGGCGCGTAGCCACCTGGAACGAGGGCGCCAAAAAGATCAAAGGGTATGAGCCCCATGAAATCATTGGCCAGTACTTCTCAAAATTCTACGGCAAGGAGGCGGTGAAAACCGGTTTCCCGGCCTATGAACTCAGCGAGGCCAAAGCCAAAGGCCGCTTTGAAGACGAAGGCTGGCGCTACAGAAAAGACGGCACCGCCTTTTGGGCCAATGTGGTGATCACGGCCATTTACAACAGCAAGAAAGAACTGATCGGGTTCTCCAAAATCACCCGCGACCTCACCGAGAAAAAGCAACTGGAAGAACAACTGTTCCGGACGCACGAAGAACTGCGCGAGAGCGAGGAAAAATCGCGCCTGCTCATTGACAGCGTGCAAGACTACGCCATTCTCATGTTAAACCCAGACGGGTTGATCATAAGCTGGAACGCCGGCGCCGAGCGCATCAAAGGCTACAAGGCCAAAGAAGTCCTGGGCAAGCACTTTTCCACTTTTTACTCCAGAGAAGCCATTGAACGGGGGTTTCCGCAGTTTGAGCTGAGCAAGGCCATCAGAGACGGTAGGTTTGAGGACGAGGGCTGGCGCATACGAAAAGACGGAACTGCATTTTGGGCCAATGTGGTCATCACCACCATCTACAGTTCAGATAACCGGTTGCTGGGCTTCGCCAAAATCACCCGGGACCTGACGGAGCGCCGTCGCAACGAAGAGCTCATGCAGAAAAACCAGGACCTGGTACGCATCAACAACGACCTGGATAATTTTGTGTACACGGCCTCCCATGACTTGAAAGCGCCTATTTCTAACCTGGAGGGACTGCTGATGGCTCTGCTGGAAGATTTAGGGCCTGAAAAGGAGGCACACCAGGCGGTGATCTCCATGATGCAACGGTCCATTACTACCCTCAAAAAAGTGATCACAGACCTGGCAGACATCATTAAGCTGCAGCAGAGCAACGACGAGGTAGAGAACGTTTCCCTGGAGAGCCTGCTGGATGAGGTGAAAGCCAATTTGCAGGAATCCATAAAAACCACCAACGCCGAGATTATTTTTGACGCCTCTGGGTTTGACAAATTAGCCTACTCCAGAAAAAACCTGCGCAGCATCTTGTACAACCTGGTTTCCAACGCCCTTAAATACGCAGAGCCAGGGCGCGCGCCAATCATCAAAATCACCACTTTTGAGTCCCAGTCAGGGGATAAGCTGATTTCTGTAGAGGATAATGGCTTGGGCATACCGGCGCACCAGACAAGCAAAATCTTTTCCATGTACAAGCGGGTGCATGACCATGTAGAAGGCTCCGGCATTGGCTTGTACCTGGTCAAAAAGATTCTGGACAACTCAGGTGACCACATTGAGGTGAAAAGCGATGTAGGAACAGGCACCACGTTCACCATCTATTTCAGAAATAAACGTAGATAG
- a CDS encoding SDR family oxidoreductase gives MDLNLQNKHAMVCGSTQGIGKAIAVELASMGATVTLVARNEARLQETVQELATSAGQQHRYVVADFTNPTQVQERIESHLQEMGQAHILVNNTGGPAGGPAINAQVEEFEKAFAAHLICNHVLAQATVPYMKEAKYGRIINIISTSVKQPIKGLGVSNTIRGAVANWAKTLSFELAPFGITVNNVLPGATLTARHHSLIEAKMEKTGQPRPSIEAEMLSGIPANRFAEAHEVASAAAFLASPAAGYINGINLPVDGGRTGNL, from the coding sequence ATGGACTTGAATTTACAGAACAAGCATGCCATGGTTTGCGGAAGCACGCAAGGCATAGGAAAAGCCATTGCCGTGGAACTGGCTTCTATGGGTGCCACTGTCACCTTGGTAGCCCGCAACGAAGCCCGCTTGCAAGAAACCGTACAAGAACTAGCCACCTCAGCCGGGCAACAGCACCGCTACGTAGTAGCCGACTTCACTAATCCCACCCAAGTGCAGGAACGCATAGAGTCACACCTACAGGAAATGGGTCAGGCGCACATTCTGGTCAACAACACCGGCGGACCAGCGGGCGGACCAGCCATCAACGCCCAGGTAGAAGAGTTCGAGAAAGCCTTCGCGGCGCATTTGATTTGCAACCACGTGCTGGCGCAGGCCACGGTACCGTACATGAAAGAAGCCAAGTACGGACGTATCATCAACATCATTTCTACCTCGGTGAAACAGCCCATCAAAGGCTTGGGCGTGTCCAATACCATTAGAGGGGCCGTGGCCAACTGGGCGAAGACACTTTCTTTTGAACTCGCGCCATTTGGCATTACCGTGAACAACGTCTTGCCCGGGGCCACGCTCACGGCCCGCCACCATTCGCTCATTGAAGCCAAGATGGAGAAAACCGGCCAGCCTCGCCCTTCCATTGAAGCCGAAATGCTGTCCGGAATCCCAGCCAACCGCTTCGCCGAGGCGCATGAAGTGGCATCGGCCGCCGCGTTCTTGGCCTCCCCCGCCGCTGGCTACATCAATGGTATTAACCTGCCGGTAGATGGTGGAAGAACTGGCAATCTTTGA